The Bacteroidales bacterium sequence TCATCTTATATTCTTCCAAGATCAATGTTACTCGAAGAACTCGAAATTCCAAAAAAGGAACGTCCTACCCCTGGTGTTAGCCTTCACCCGTGAGAGTATTGTGGAAAACTTGTATGATTGGCGGTTAAAAAGTAGTTTTATATATTCATCTAAAAAATAAGCTTATGTTAGTGCCAAGTAATTTGAATGGAAGTACTATTGTAAAAAACAGGACTAGTATGAATAGTCGGATGAACCTGGGAAACTATAAGTTTTACATTATTAAAGTTTTCATCATTTTGATACCAGCCTGGCTTGGATCAGGAATATCTTCCGCAAACACTACTCAGAAAGAATCAAGTTTACTATGGAAAATAACCGGTAATGGATTAGATAAGCCTTCTTATCTGTTTGGCACATACCACGTCACACCTCCCCAGTTTTTAGACAGTGTTGCCGGATTTAAAAAAGCATTTGCTTCGGTACAACAATATGCGGGGGAAACTGATGTTACAAAAAATATAGAATTTCCGGAAACAAGGTCACCGTATTTACCTAAGGATACTACTTATAAGGACTTATTAAGCAGTTCAGACCTGCAGTATCTGGACATTATTCTAAGCAAATATTTGCCTGAATGGTCAATAAATAAGGTACCTGTGCGCCCTGCTTATCTTCAATATGTATTAACGACTACAATTTTTTCGTCAAAAGCAGCACAATTAGAGGGTAATAAAGTATTGAAGAATACGACTTATGAAAGTGGATTAGATAGTTATTTATGGAAAACTGCTAAAAACAATGCCCTTGATTTAATACAATTAGAAACCGAGGAGGATAGAAATCGTTGGAGATTATATGAGCACAAAAAGGGTTCTTTTGACGGAAATTTGAAAGAAGATGCTGAAAATTTGATTACAGTGATGAAGTTCTTTGAATCAGATACACTTGATATCATCACACGCTTTATACAATTAAGTATAGAAATAAAAGAAGCTTATTTCGAACAAAATTTAATAAAATTCGAAGACCTGAACACAAAGTCGTTGGAAATAATTCAAAGTTTAAATTTAGATGCCGATGATCTATCATCCACATTAGACCTAATAGAAAAAAAAGACAATATAGTGCTAAAGGAAAGAAATCTTTTCTGGATGGAAAAAATACCATTTTTGATACAAAGTAAACCAACTTTTATAGCAGTTGGAACCAGTCATCTTATTGGGGAATACGGAGTCATTAATTTGTTGCGAAAGGAAGGGTATATGGTTGAACCTGTATTGGGTGAATAAATAAAGTATATCTCTAAAATAGTAATAAAGAAAAACGGGATGAATCCAAAAAGTGAGAAAAACATAGGAGAACTGATCAACTTTTTTGTTATGATGTTGTCCATATTTGTGGCAGGTTGTAGTAATAATCCGAATAAATGGACAATCGACAGAAAAAAGTCAATTCTTCTGGTTTTAAAACACTTGCTGGACAATCCACCATTTGCGAAGGTATCACCAATAACGAAAATACAAAGACCTTCGCATTCAAAGCGAATATTACCCATTGCAAAAAAACAAAAGCAAACCTCCGGATACATATTCGGACACAATTCTGGCAAAGACTGCCAGGCCAGGGTCAAGTTTACATTGGGCACCAACAATGAAGTTATTCAACATCTGGACAGGCTTAAATACCTGCTCCGCATGATAGAGGAACGCCTGACCATTGACGATATGTGGTTTCCGAAGAGACAGTAAGACAGATGAATTGATCAAATCTTGACTATTACAGATGAATGATTTTCAAAAGCCTCTCTTCTCCCCTATCTTTGCCTTATCATATACTCGCTGGCGCTCATGAGACCAGCTATCGCCTAAGTTTGTAATTCGTAATTAAATATAAATGTTATGATGGATATAGAACAAGTTGAATTTATAAAAATGAGCCATGAGCATGCCGGCAAGGTCATGAGAATTTATAACTATTATATCGAGAATAGCTTTGCCGCATATGCCGAACAAAAGTTGCCGGTTAACTTTTTCGACAAGCTGCTTGAAACAAGCAAAGGCTATCCCGCTTATGTGATCAAATCCGGCGACGATATTATCGGATTTTGTTTGTTAAGGCCATATCATCCTTTCCCTACATTCAAAAGTACAGCCGAAATCACTTATTTTATCGATGAAAAACATTCGGGTAAAGGACTCGGAAAAATGGTACTGGATAAACTGACCGATGCTGCCGGAGAACAAGGCATCACCACTATTCTTGCAAGTGTATCTTCTAAAAACCCCCAAAGTTTAAGTTTCCACCGGAAGCATGGTTTTAGTGAGTGTGGCAGATTCAGACAGATTGGTCGTAAATTTGGAGAAACATTTGATATAATTTGGTTTTCAAAACAAATTCAATAAACTCCGGCGACCTGCCTTAGGATTTATTAGCTTTATTCGATTTAAAACAGTCTGAAATAATTCAATAAATAATAATATAAAACGAAGAATATGAAAATATTATCTT is a genomic window containing:
- a CDS encoding TraB/GumN family protein; the protein is MNSRMNLGNYKFYIIKVFIILIPAWLGSGISSANTTQKESSLLWKITGNGLDKPSYLFGTYHVTPPQFLDSVAGFKKAFASVQQYAGETDVTKNIEFPETRSPYLPKDTTYKDLLSSSDLQYLDIILSKYLPEWSINKVPVRPAYLQYVLTTTIFSSKAAQLEGNKVLKNTTYESGLDSYLWKTAKNNALDLIQLETEEDRNRWRLYEHKKGSFDGNLKEDAENLITVMKFFESDTLDIITRFIQLSIEIKEAYFEQNLIKFEDLNTKSLEIIQSLNLDADDLSSTLDLIEKKDNIVLKERNLFWMEKIPFLIQSKPTFIAVGTSHLIGEYGVINLLRKEGYMVEPVLGE
- a CDS encoding GNAT family N-acetyltransferase → MMDIEQVEFIKMSHEHAGKVMRIYNYYIENSFAAYAEQKLPVNFFDKLLETSKGYPAYVIKSGDDIIGFCLLRPYHPFPTFKSTAEITYFIDEKHSGKGLGKMVLDKLTDAAGEQGITTILASVSSKNPQSLSFHRKHGFSECGRFRQIGRKFGETFDIIWFSKQIQ